The Streptomyces luteogriseus genome includes a window with the following:
- a CDS encoding STAS domain-containing protein — translation MNPLSISQRDSATGPVLHVAGDLDFDQAPVLRGRLDQLPLSPGQCLVLELSGLACCDSSGITALLAARQHALAADADIVLAAVPANLLRVLTLVGLDQVFTLRPDSSAAS, via the coding sequence ATGAACCCGCTCAGCATCAGTCAGCGCGACAGCGCGACCGGGCCCGTGCTGCACGTGGCCGGCGACCTCGACTTCGACCAGGCCCCCGTCCTGCGCGGCCGGCTCGACCAACTCCCCCTGTCACCGGGGCAGTGTCTGGTCCTCGAACTGTCCGGCCTCGCCTGCTGCGACTCCTCGGGCATCACCGCCCTGCTCGCCGCCCGCCAGCACGCCCTGGCCGCCGACGCCGACATCGTCCTGGCCGCCGTACCGGCGAACCTGCTGCGCGTCCTCACCCTCGTCGGCCTCGACCAGGTCTTCACGCTGCGCCCGGACTCCAGCGCCGCGTCATGA